In Candidatus Methanomethylophilus alvi Mx1201, a genomic segment contains:
- the cas2 gene encoding CRISPR-associated endonuclease Cas2, translated as MILISYDISDTKLRTKFMKYILRFGNRVQMSVYEIDNSSRVLKNIMADIENEFMPKFSEADSILIMNLSASSEVIRMGHAVHDESDLLIV; from the coding sequence ATGATACTCATAAGCTATGACATATCAGATACCAAGCTGCGTACAAAATTTATGAAATACATACTGAGGTTTGGCAACAGGGTGCAGATGTCCGTATATGAAATAGATAATTCATCACGTGTGTTAAAAAATATAATGGCGGACATAGAGAATGAATTCATGCCGAAGTTTTCGGAAGCAGACAGTATTTTGATAATGAACCTTTCTGCATCCTCGGAGGTAATCAGGATGGGTCATGCGGTCCACGATGAGAGCGATCTGCTGATCGTTTGA
- the cas4 gene encoding type V CRISPR-associated protein Cas4 codes for MEELIRISNINDFLFCPVSIYFHGLMDGADRTMIQSEYQINGTAAHRSVDDGTYTTHHDTLLGIEVCSVKYGIIGKIDQFNILTGVLTERKKHVTAVYPGYIMQLYGQYFGMVEAGYEVKSLRIHSMDDNKNYPIPHPDESPETVAEFERILDEMHSFDISGYIQTNEAKCRRCIYEPMCANGGCYDDKT; via the coding sequence ATGGAAGAACTGATACGAATCTCCAACATCAACGATTTCTTATTCTGTCCCGTATCCATCTACTTCCACGGTTTGATGGACGGGGCAGACCGTACAATGATACAATCGGAGTATCAGATAAACGGAACTGCCGCGCACAGGAGTGTGGATGACGGCACATATACGACCCATCACGATACGCTCCTGGGTATCGAAGTCTGCAGCGTAAAGTATGGGATCATTGGTAAAATCGATCAATTCAACATTTTAACAGGTGTACTGACAGAAAGGAAAAAGCACGTCACGGCAGTCTATCCCGGATATATCATGCAGCTGTACGGCCAATATTTCGGTATGGTCGAAGCCGGATATGAGGTAAAATCGCTTCGCATTCACAGCATGGATGACAATAAGAATTACCCGATTCCGCACCCTGATGAATCTCCCGAGACCGTTGCCGAGTTTGAAAGGATACTTGACGAAATGCACTCCTTCGATATTTCCGGATATATACAGACCAACGAGGCGAAGTGCAGACGCTGTATCTATGAGCCGATGTGTGCGAATGGAGGATGCTATGATGACAAAACCTGA